In the Flavobacterium pallidum genome, one interval contains:
- a CDS encoding GYDIA family GHMP kinase, with protein sequence MSQRFYSNGKLMLTGEYLVLDGAMALALPTKFGQDLVIKEASDKKIYWKSHDADGSVWFEDVIGFDVISDTGYKEKSDSIRNTLIEILHESYLLNPTFIDNADGYKITTNLTFSKKWGLGTSSTLINNIAQWLSIDAFALLQNSFGGSGYDIACAQNNQPVLYRLENGNPIVEAVDFRPEFISNLYFVYLNKKQSSKAAINSYYRHRDDITKNVSAVNKITAAIRQTTSLGDFARQLEKHEAIMSDVLHMVTVKEHLFPDFNGTIKSLGAWGGDFILVISKNDPTPYFIDKGYDTIIPYSDMIL encoded by the coding sequence TTGTCGCAGCGTTTTTACAGTAATGGAAAGTTGATGCTCACAGGCGAATACCTGGTGCTTGATGGCGCTATGGCTTTGGCTTTGCCGACAAAATTCGGGCAGGATCTTGTTATTAAAGAAGCCTCTGATAAAAAAATATATTGGAAAAGCCATGATGCCGATGGGTCGGTTTGGTTTGAAGATGTGATTGGGTTTGACGTTATTTCTGATACAGGTTACAAAGAGAAAAGTGATTCCATTCGAAACACGCTGATTGAGATTTTGCACGAATCGTATTTACTGAACCCTACCTTCATTGATAATGCTGACGGATACAAAATCACTACAAACCTTACTTTTTCAAAGAAATGGGGACTGGGTACCTCGTCAACATTGATCAATAATATTGCACAATGGCTTAGTATTGATGCTTTTGCCCTGCTCCAGAACAGTTTTGGCGGGAGCGGTTATGATATTGCCTGCGCACAAAACAACCAGCCGGTATTGTATCGCCTTGAAAACGGAAACCCGATTGTTGAGGCTGTTGATTTCAGGCCAGAATTCATCTCAAATCTGTATTTTGTTTACCTGAATAAAAAGCAAAGCAGCAAAGCAGCCATCAATTCATATTACAGGCATCGCGATGACATCACTAAAAATGTTTCGGCTGTAAATAAAATTACTGCTGCGATACGGCAGACAACATCGCTGGGTGATTTTGCCCGGCAGCTCGAAAAACACGAAGCCATTATGAGCGATGTGCTTCATATGGTAACGGTAAAGGAACATCTTTTTCCGGATTTCAACGGCACTATCAAAAGCCTCGGTGCCTGGGGCGGGGATTTTATACTGGTCATTTCAAAAAACGATCCCACGCCATATTTTATTGACAAAGGATATGATACAATCATCCCATATTCTGATATGATATTATAA
- a CDS encoding hydroxymethylglutaryl-CoA reductase, degradative: MNEAISGFSKLSKAEKIKLIAKHYFTDAGSAENLVKSYWNSDEKLQQLHDEFIENTISNFYLPLGIAPNFLINGKFHTVPMATEESSVVAAAAKAAKFWSTRGGFKTTVINTEKIGQVHFMFKGAKDKLQSFFNMIKPDFFAETQSITKNMQQRGGGILDIELRDKTDLIDHYYQLHATFETKDSMGANFINSCLEQFAQTLKEKANEHDGFSETEKEVRVVMSILSNYVPNCIVKAEVSCAVSDLQEKNIENPQLFAENFVQAVTIAKVEPFRAVTHNKGIMNGVDSVVVATGNDFRAVEAGVHAYAARNGRYTSLSDARIENGNFHFSLDIPLALGTVGGLTTLHPLVKFCHQLLGKPSAQELMQITAAVGLAQNFAALRSLTTTGIQQGHMKMHLNNIINQFEVSAEERDIITKYFKQHAVSHSAVVDFIKNLKTN; the protein is encoded by the coding sequence ATGAACGAGGCCATTTCAGGATTTTCGAAATTATCCAAAGCGGAAAAAATCAAGCTGATTGCTAAACATTATTTTACTGATGCCGGTTCGGCGGAAAATTTGGTAAAATCCTATTGGAATTCCGACGAAAAACTCCAGCAACTCCACGATGAGTTTATTGAAAATACGATTTCCAATTTTTACCTGCCGTTGGGCATCGCCCCGAATTTCCTGATTAACGGAAAATTCCACACGGTCCCGATGGCTACTGAGGAAAGTTCCGTGGTTGCTGCGGCCGCCAAAGCTGCTAAATTCTGGTCAACACGCGGCGGTTTCAAAACGACAGTGATCAATACCGAGAAAATCGGGCAGGTGCATTTTATGTTTAAAGGCGCAAAAGACAAACTTCAGTCTTTCTTCAATATGATCAAGCCTGATTTTTTCGCTGAAACGCAAAGCATCACCAAAAACATGCAACAACGTGGCGGCGGGATCCTGGACATCGAACTTCGAGATAAAACCGATTTGATTGACCATTACTACCAGCTTCATGCCACTTTTGAAACCAAAGATTCGATGGGCGCGAATTTCATCAATTCCTGCCTCGAACAGTTTGCACAAACGCTGAAGGAGAAAGCAAACGAACATGATGGCTTTTCCGAAACTGAAAAAGAGGTCAGGGTCGTAATGAGTATTTTATCAAATTATGTCCCGAATTGCATCGTAAAAGCTGAAGTTTCCTGCGCTGTTAGCGATTTGCAGGAAAAAAACATTGAAAACCCACAGCTGTTTGCAGAAAATTTCGTGCAGGCGGTGACCATAGCGAAAGTCGAGCCATTCCGGGCTGTCACACACAATAAAGGCATCATGAACGGCGTGGATTCAGTCGTTGTGGCTACAGGAAATGATTTCCGTGCAGTGGAAGCCGGAGTGCATGCTTATGCTGCGAGGAATGGGCGTTATACGAGTCTTTCCGATGCGAGGATTGAAAACGGAAATTTTCATTTTTCGCTGGACATCCCGTTGGCTTTAGGAACCGTTGGCGGATTGACGACTTTGCATCCACTGGTGAAATTTTGCCATCAATTGCTTGGAAAGCCGTCGGCGCAGGAATTGATGCAGATCACTGCAGCAGTGGGCCTGGCACAGAATTTTGCTGCCTTACGCTCTTTAACCACAACCGGGATCCAGCAGGGCCATATGAAAATGCACCTGAACAACATCATCAATCAATTTGAGGTTTCGGCTGAAGAAAGGGATATCATTACGAAATATTTCAAGCAGCATGCCGTTTCCCATTCGGCGGTGGTGGATTTCATCAAAAATTTAAAAACCAATTAA
- a CDS encoding PA0069 family radical SAM protein produces the protein MQEESQYIKGRGAQKNVHNRFFAESYDMLDDFLNYCEAEGDKPDDNRTHYLEVFPKTIVNKVESPDVGMEFSMNAYQGCEHGCIYCYARNSHEYWGYSAGLDFERKILVKKNAPVLLEEKLKSKNWKAHPIVMSGNTDCYQPAEKKFRITRQCLEVFLKYRHPVAIITKNALIARDMDIVSALAKENLIGVNVSITSLNEKTRQLLEPRTATIAKRLDTVKLLSENGVPVNVMLAPIIPGINSHEILPLAKAASDAGALSIAHTVVRLNGAIGEIFTDWIQKAMPDRAEKVLNQIKACHNGNLNDSRWGERMRGDGEFAEMIRSQMGMARRKFFAGKQFPKLNTALYEQYKGGQLSLF, from the coding sequence ATGCAGGAGGAAAGCCAATATATAAAGGGAAGGGGTGCGCAAAAAAATGTGCACAACCGCTTTTTCGCGGAATCTTATGACATGCTCGACGATTTCCTGAATTATTGTGAAGCAGAAGGCGACAAGCCTGATGACAACCGGACGCATTACCTCGAAGTGTTCCCGAAAACCATTGTAAACAAAGTCGAAAGCCCGGATGTGGGGATGGAATTCTCGATGAATGCCTATCAGGGCTGTGAACACGGATGCATTTACTGTTATGCGCGCAACAGCCATGAATATTGGGGTTATAGCGCCGGACTTGATTTTGAAAGGAAAATCCTGGTCAAGAAAAATGCACCTGTCTTACTCGAGGAAAAACTCAAAAGCAAGAACTGGAAAGCGCATCCCATTGTCATGTCAGGCAATACCGATTGCTACCAGCCGGCTGAAAAAAAATTCCGGATTACGAGGCAGTGCCTTGAAGTGTTCCTGAAATACAGGCATCCGGTGGCGATTATCACTAAAAACGCCCTCATTGCAAGGGATATGGATATCGTGTCAGCACTGGCAAAGGAAAATCTCATCGGCGTCAATGTGTCCATCACTTCCCTGAATGAAAAGACAAGGCAATTGCTTGAACCGCGCACGGCGACAATCGCAAAACGTCTCGATACGGTAAAATTGCTTTCGGAAAACGGCGTTCCGGTAAATGTAATGCTCGCGCCGATTATCCCGGGAATCAACAGCCACGAGATTCTGCCTTTGGCGAAAGCCGCCTCAGATGCAGGTGCCCTGTCGATCGCGCATACCGTGGTACGGCTGAATGGTGCGATAGGCGAAATTTTTACGGATTGGATCCAAAAAGCGATGCCGGACCGCGCGGAAAAGGTGCTGAACCAGATCAAAGCCTGCCATAACGGGAATTTAAACGACAGCCGTTGGGGAGAACGCATGCGTGGCGACGGGGAATTTGCTGAAATGATCCGCTCGCAGATGGGCATGGCGCGGCGTAAGTTTTTCGCCGGGAAGCAATTCCCGAAACTCAATACGGCTTTGTATGAGCAATATAAAGGCGGGCAGCTCAGCCTGTTTTGA
- a CDS encoding S9 family peptidase — MKLYRIIALLVFTAFSVSAQQKISIDEIYMGAFRPKGMDELQSLKNTNQYTVLNASRATRSMQIDLYDFATLEKVSTLVDNRDFAELANGIDSYTFSSDEKMLLIANNSNQIFRHSFTADFFIYDIASKKLTKMAEQVQEPVFSPDGKKVAFAKENNLYVYDLASAKTTQLTFDGKKNAVINGITDWVYEEEFAFVRAFDWSADGSKIAYIRFDESQVPEFSMNRYGQDLYPSVETFKYPKAGEKNSEVSLHLIDLKTNADSEVKLGNYNDFYIPRIKWTNDANLLSVQVINRHQDNLDLIFVDGTTGKPTVILNEKDKAYIDITDNLTFLKDNSFIWTSEKDGFNHIYLYSKSGKLINQLTKGNWEVTAYYGLDEKSKTVFYQSTENGSINRDVYRIGLDGKNKKRLSPATGTNAGTFSPNFQYFINSFSSATVPPTYTLNDSKTGNTIKTIVSNEALSEKLKKYDLPLKEFFMLKTEKGNELNAWIIKPKDFDATKKYPVFMYQYSGPGSQQVNNEWHANDDYWFMMLTQMGYVVACVDGRGTGFRGAEFKKVTQKQLGKYELEDQIDAAKVIGGYNYVDKDRMGIFGWSFGGFMSSNCILKGGNTFKMAIAVAPVTSWRFYDSIYTERYMQTPQENAAGYDDNSPLTFAKKLQGKFLLIHGSGDDNVHVQNSMRLIDALVNANKQFDWAIYPDKNHGIYGGYTRIQLYNKMTNFIKENL, encoded by the coding sequence ATGAAATTATACAGGATTATTGCGTTGCTGGTTTTTACAGCTTTTTCGGTTTCGGCCCAACAAAAAATCAGTATTGATGAAATTTATATGGGTGCCTTCAGGCCCAAAGGGATGGATGAACTCCAGTCACTTAAAAACACCAACCAATATACTGTGCTGAATGCTTCACGTGCGACGCGGAGTATGCAAATCGACTTATATGATTTTGCTACGCTGGAAAAAGTAAGCACGCTGGTTGATAACAGAGATTTTGCAGAATTGGCAAACGGCATCGACAGTTATACTTTCAGCAGTGATGAGAAAATGCTGCTGATTGCCAATAATTCAAATCAAATTTTCAGGCATTCATTTACGGCTGATTTTTTCATTTATGATATCGCTTCAAAAAAACTGACCAAAATGGCCGAGCAGGTACAAGAACCTGTTTTTTCGCCTGACGGTAAGAAAGTCGCTTTTGCAAAAGAAAATAACCTTTATGTGTACGATCTCGCTTCTGCAAAAACGACGCAGTTGACTTTTGACGGTAAAAAAAATGCCGTCATCAACGGCATCACCGATTGGGTTTATGAAGAGGAATTTGCATTCGTTCGGGCGTTCGACTGGAGCGCTGACGGCAGCAAAATCGCTTACATCCGTTTTGATGAAAGCCAGGTGCCGGAATTTTCGATGAATAGGTATGGACAGGATTTATACCCGTCTGTAGAAACGTTTAAATACCCAAAAGCGGGTGAGAAAAACTCGGAGGTCTCATTGCATTTAATCGATTTGAAAACCAATGCCGATTCGGAAGTCAAACTTGGAAATTACAATGATTTCTACATTCCGAGGATCAAGTGGACCAACGACGCAAACCTCCTCAGCGTGCAGGTCATCAATCGCCACCAGGACAACCTGGACCTGATTTTTGTAGATGGGACAACCGGAAAACCGACTGTCATCCTGAATGAAAAAGACAAGGCATATATCGATATTACGGATAACCTGACGTTCCTGAAGGACAACAGCTTTATCTGGACCAGTGAAAAAGACGGTTTCAACCATATTTACCTTTACAGCAAAAGTGGGAAACTCATCAACCAGCTCACGAAAGGAAACTGGGAAGTCACCGCATATTATGGCCTGGATGAAAAATCTAAAACGGTGTTTTATCAATCTACAGAAAATGGTTCGATCAACCGGGACGTTTACAGGATCGGGCTTGATGGTAAGAATAAGAAGCGCCTGTCGCCTGCAACAGGGACGAACGCGGGTACTTTCAGCCCGAATTTCCAATATTTCATCAATTCGTTTTCCAGTGCGACGGTGCCGCCGACGTATACGTTGAATGATTCCAAAACCGGAAATACCATCAAGACGATTGTCAGCAACGAAGCGTTGTCCGAAAAACTTAAAAAATACGATTTGCCGCTGAAGGAATTTTTTATGCTAAAGACTGAAAAAGGCAACGAACTCAATGCCTGGATTATCAAGCCAAAGGATTTTGATGCGACGAAAAAATACCCGGTTTTCATGTACCAATACTCAGGCCCGGGTTCACAGCAGGTCAATAACGAATGGCACGCTAATGATGATTACTGGTTTATGATGCTCACCCAGATGGGTTATGTTGTGGCTTGTGTCGACGGCCGCGGGACCGGTTTCCGGGGTGCGGAATTCAAGAAAGTGACACAAAAGCAATTGGGCAAATATGAACTGGAGGATCAGATTGATGCTGCGAAAGTCATCGGCGGATACAATTATGTTGATAAAGACAGGATGGGTATTTTTGGCTGGTCTTTCGGCGGATTTATGTCGTCCAACTGCATCCTGAAAGGTGGCAATACCTTCAAGATGGCCATTGCTGTGGCTCCGGTGACGAGCTGGCGGTTTTACGACAGCATTTACACCGAAAGATACATGCAGACGCCACAGGAAAATGCGGCAGGATATGACGACAATTCCCCGCTGACCTTTGCGAAAAAACTTCAGGGGAAATTCCTGTTGATCCACGGTTCAGGCGATGACAACGTGCATGTGCAGAATTCGATGCGTCTGATCGATGCGCTTGTAAATGCCAACAAGCAGTTCGACTGGGCGATTTATCCTGATAAGAACCACGGGATTTATGGCGGTTACACCAGGATCCAGCTTTACAATAAAATGACCAATTTCATTAAAGAGAATTTATAA
- a CDS encoding peptide MFS transporter — protein sequence MSEPAVKSGHPKGLYFLFFTEMWERFSYYGMRAIFILFMTKVLLMKDADASEIYGSYTGLVYLTPLLGGYLCDKFLGNRRSIVIGGLLMAIGQFFMFFSASAGTNGGVSLMWMGLTAIIIGNGFFKPNISTMVGQLYPANDRRIDSAFTIFYMGINLGAFFSPLVCGSMDFKWGFLAAGVGMLIGLLAFVIGKKKYLISEEGKHIGLPVKKLDAKSIGMIIGSIAIIFFMLNFKQMFKSDLDIISYFIYGAMVLMPVLIFSDKSLSKIETQRITVIFILAFFVIFFWGAFEQAGASLTLFADRQTERTLFGWEMPASYFQSVNPLAVIVLAPLMTIVWGFLYARKLEPSSPKKMAIGLGMVALGYVVIAIAVKGLGIGDKVSMWWLFGLYVIHSIGELCLSPIGLSMVSKLAPLRLSSLMMGTWFLANAAANKFAGTLSALIPGGEDGTGGATHFLGFQITNLYEFFIVFIIMSGAAAAILFALSSWLEKRMHNDHIEGVSDSVM from the coding sequence ATGAGTGAACCAGCAGTAAAATCAGGACATCCAAAAGGATTATACTTTTTATTCTTTACGGAAATGTGGGAGCGTTTCAGCTACTACGGAATGAGGGCAATCTTTATTCTTTTTATGACGAAAGTATTATTAATGAAAGATGCCGATGCTTCTGAAATTTATGGGAGCTATACTGGATTGGTATATTTAACTCCGCTTCTTGGGGGGTATTTGTGTGATAAATTTTTAGGTAACAGGAGAAGTATTGTGATTGGCGGCCTTTTAATGGCTATTGGGCAGTTTTTCATGTTTTTTAGTGCGTCTGCCGGAACCAACGGGGGAGTGTCTTTGATGTGGATGGGATTGACAGCGATAATAATAGGAAATGGATTTTTTAAGCCAAATATTTCTACGATGGTTGGTCAACTATATCCAGCCAACGACCGTCGAATTGATAGCGCATTTACGATTTTTTACATGGGTATCAATCTGGGTGCCTTCTTTTCACCATTGGTTTGCGGATCTATGGATTTTAAGTGGGGATTCCTTGCGGCAGGAGTCGGTATGCTGATTGGATTGCTTGCATTTGTGATTGGCAAAAAGAAATATCTTATCTCTGAAGAAGGAAAGCATATCGGTTTACCGGTCAAAAAACTGGATGCTAAAAGTATCGGGATGATAATTGGATCGATTGCTATTATCTTTTTTATGCTGAATTTTAAGCAAATGTTCAAAAGCGATCTGGATATCATCAGCTACTTTATCTATGGTGCGATGGTTTTAATGCCTGTCCTTATTTTTAGTGATAAGAGTTTGTCAAAAATTGAAACACAAAGGATTACGGTTATTTTTATTCTGGCATTTTTTGTTATTTTCTTTTGGGGAGCTTTTGAACAGGCCGGTGCATCGTTAACGCTTTTTGCTGACAGGCAAACGGAGAGGACACTCTTTGGCTGGGAAATGCCTGCGTCATATTTCCAATCGGTAAACCCATTGGCGGTAATTGTACTTGCGCCACTCATGACAATTGTTTGGGGGTTTTTATATGCAAGAAAACTGGAACCATCATCACCTAAAAAAATGGCAATAGGATTAGGAATGGTTGCATTGGGATATGTTGTGATTGCAATTGCAGTAAAAGGTTTAGGAATAGGAGACAAGGTATCAATGTGGTGGTTATTCGGTTTATATGTAATTCACAGTATAGGAGAGCTATGTTTGTCGCCAATCGGATTATCAATGGTTTCAAAACTGGCGCCTTTGCGTTTGTCTTCATTGATGATGGGAACCTGGTTCTTAGCCAACGCCGCAGCCAATAAGTTCGCTGGAACATTAAGCGCACTGATTCCTGGCGGAGAAGACGGAACAGGTGGTGCAACTCATTTCCTGGGATTTCAAATTACCAACCTTTATGAATTCTTTATTGTGTTTATCATCATGTCCGGAGCCGCTGCGGCGATATTGTTTGCACTGAGTTCCTGGTTGGAAAAGCGCATGCATAATGATCATATCGAAGGAGTTTCCGATTCCGTTATGTAA
- a CDS encoding peptide MFS transporter, translated as MWKSHPKALPYLFLSEMWERFGYYLMIGIFTLYLKDVEAGFSMTEKEASDLYGTFIALVFLTPFIGGLVADRYLGYKKSIIIGGLMMGVGYFMMGIHSLQMLYVAMTLVIVGNGFFKPNISTLLGNFYNEEKYKDKKDEGYNIFYMGINVGAFICNFFGAALKILFGWQYAFMAAGVGMFIGVLVFMLGSKYYGNKAEKKGVQPGDMPFYKIVLFILLPSVVFGVIGWLLKGVQSDANPDSALFGSDSTDAFIFACIPVVLFYASLYFKAKVEDKRPIGALLAIFGVVILFWAVFKLNGSALNNWGDKYTDRELTGTSQRVASRLVLTDTLTYKKDSVPLYDEVFRIQKKDGEVIKTVDYPLYFRNVHKDKLPEEGGKVFTWSANLSQSINPGWVIMLTPLVVAFFTFLRNRRKEPSTPTKIAFGLLISALSVLVMVAAVKAGNNGAEKVSVWWLVANYGIITIGELFLSPMGLSIVSKLSPTNITSLMMGGWFLSTSIGNKLSGVLASMWDTYEDKSHFFWVNFALLLFATLLFVLLRQLNSVMTEKGIK; from the coding sequence ATGTGGAAAAGCCATCCTAAAGCCTTGCCATATCTGTTTTTATCCGAAATGTGGGAACGTTTTGGATATTACCTGATGATAGGAATCTTCACGCTGTATCTCAAAGATGTAGAAGCCGGTTTTTCCATGACTGAAAAAGAGGCTTCCGACTTATACGGGACCTTCATCGCACTGGTTTTCCTGACACCATTTATCGGAGGGCTCGTTGCCGACCGTTACCTGGGGTACAAAAAATCCATCATTATTGGTGGGTTGATGATGGGTGTGGGATATTTTATGATGGGAATCCATTCCCTGCAGATGCTGTATGTTGCGATGACTTTGGTGATTGTCGGGAATGGTTTTTTTAAGCCGAATATCTCCACACTGCTCGGTAATTTCTACAACGAAGAAAAATATAAGGACAAAAAAGACGAAGGCTACAACATTTTCTACATGGGAATCAATGTCGGGGCGTTCATCTGTAATTTCTTCGGTGCCGCGCTGAAAATCCTTTTCGGATGGCAGTATGCCTTTATGGCTGCCGGTGTCGGAATGTTTATTGGCGTTTTGGTTTTTATGCTCGGCAGCAAATATTATGGAAATAAGGCAGAAAAAAAAGGCGTGCAGCCGGGCGACATGCCATTTTATAAAATCGTATTGTTCATCCTGTTGCCGTCCGTTGTTTTTGGTGTTATCGGATGGCTGCTGAAAGGCGTGCAATCTGATGCAAATCCTGATTCCGCTTTATTTGGTTCAGACAGTACGGATGCTTTTATTTTTGCCTGTATTCCCGTAGTGTTGTTTTACGCCAGTTTGTATTTCAAGGCCAAAGTGGAAGACAAACGCCCGATTGGTGCTTTACTTGCCATTTTTGGTGTGGTAATTTTGTTTTGGGCGGTGTTTAAATTGAACGGCTCGGCGCTCAACAATTGGGGCGATAAATACACTGACAGGGAATTGACGGGAACTTCGCAGCGGGTAGCATCCAGGCTGGTGCTTACAGATACCTTGACCTACAAAAAAGATTCGGTACCGTTATATGATGAAGTGTTTCGGATCCAGAAAAAGGATGGCGAAGTAATCAAGACAGTCGATTATCCGTTATATTTCAGGAATGTCCACAAGGATAAATTGCCTGAAGAGGGCGGTAAAGTCTTCACCTGGTCTGCAAATTTGAGCCAATCCATCAATCCGGGTTGGGTGATTATGCTGACGCCTTTGGTAGTGGCATTTTTTACCTTTTTGCGAAACCGCAGGAAAGAGCCTTCAACGCCTACCAAAATCGCATTTGGATTGCTGATTTCTGCATTGTCGGTATTAGTGATGGTTGCTGCGGTAAAGGCTGGAAATAACGGCGCTGAGAAAGTCAGTGTCTGGTGGCTCGTTGCGAATTACGGCATCATCACCATCGGGGAATTGTTCTTAAGTCCGATGGGGCTTTCGATAGTGTCCAAATTGAGCCCGACGAATATCACGTCACTGATGATGGGCGGCTGGTTTTTATCAACATCAATAGGAAATAAATTAAGCGGCGTATTGGCCAGCATGTGGGATACTTATGAGGACAAAAGCCATTTCTTCTGGGTGAATTTTGCCCTGCTGCTATTTGCCACGCTGCTGTTCGTGCTTTTGAGACAATTAAACAGTGTAATGACCGAAAAAGGAATTAAATAA
- a CDS encoding peptide MFS transporter: MEQNLTIEQIQNFKGKYPKQLWYLFIVEMWERFCFYGMRGVLTVFMVDVLFLKDAQANLQYGAIQAFVYAFTFIGGIFADKILGFKKSLFFGGIVMILGNLLIAFSPQDMFYYGIAFSIIGTGFFKPNISSMVGELYHEKDNRRDAGYGMFYAGINVGGLFGGALCVYLGKYYSWSWCFLAAAIVMALGLLTFLFTKKYLGPIGDSPLLNLSPSKRKLREVAVYVGSIVSIPLIFLMVRNTDYTDYFMYTIGTIAIGYFLFEVVKLPEISMKKKMIAAFLFIFFYFLFNAIYEQSGGSLSLFAKDNLNHNLLGLSIDPNIVNNSSNTLFVIILSPIIGLIWLWMAKKKIEPNTLLKFGIGFLFLSASFFLFYYTKFFANVDGITSLNVFTLAYFVTTIGELCLGPIGMSIITKLSPKRLFGMMMGLWFLASAFGQLAAGKLGAEISKSNEGASLMTKLQSYTEGYYQLAIYSLVAGVILIVSIPLIKKLMQGVK, translated from the coding sequence ATGGAACAAAATTTGACAATCGAACAAATACAGAATTTCAAAGGGAAATACCCGAAACAGCTTTGGTATTTGTTTATCGTGGAAATGTGGGAACGTTTCTGTTTTTATGGGATGCGCGGCGTACTTACCGTTTTTATGGTCGATGTACTCTTTCTCAAAGACGCCCAAGCCAACCTGCAATATGGTGCGATACAGGCTTTTGTGTATGCATTTACTTTCATTGGAGGTATTTTTGCCGATAAGATTCTGGGTTTTAAAAAATCATTGTTCTTCGGAGGAATCGTGATGATCCTCGGGAACCTGTTGATTGCATTTTCACCACAGGATATGTTTTATTATGGTATCGCTTTTTCCATCATAGGGACTGGTTTTTTTAAACCGAATATCTCGTCGATGGTGGGTGAGCTATACCATGAAAAGGACAACAGAAGGGATGCTGGTTACGGTATGTTTTATGCAGGTATCAATGTAGGCGGACTTTTCGGTGGCGCTTTGTGCGTGTATTTGGGGAAATATTATTCCTGGAGCTGGTGTTTCCTTGCAGCAGCGATTGTCATGGCTTTGGGGTTATTGACGTTCCTGTTTACCAAAAAATATCTGGGGCCTATAGGAGATTCCCCGCTTTTAAATCTGTCGCCTTCAAAAAGGAAATTACGCGAAGTCGCAGTTTATGTGGGTTCGATAGTAAGCATTCCGTTAATTTTCTTGATGGTAAGGAACACCGATTACACGGATTATTTCATGTATACAATAGGTACCATTGCGATTGGATATTTTCTTTTCGAGGTCGTAAAACTGCCTGAAATCAGCATGAAGAAAAAAATGATTGCTGCGTTCTTATTCATCTTTTTTTACTTTTTATTCAATGCGATTTATGAGCAAAGCGGCGGATCCTTGTCGTTATTTGCAAAAGACAACCTTAACCACAATTTGCTCGGTTTGTCAATAGATCCAAATATTGTAAACAATAGTTCCAACACACTTTTTGTAATTATTTTAAGTCCAATTATCGGATTAATCTGGCTTTGGATGGCAAAAAAGAAAATCGAACCTAACACGTTACTGAAATTCGGAATCGGATTCTTATTTCTGTCTGCATCATTTTTCCTGTTTTATTACACGAAATTTTTTGCCAATGTAGACGGCATCACATCTTTGAACGTTTTCACGCTGGCATATTTCGTGACGACCATCGGGGAACTTTGCCTCGGGCCCATCGGGATGTCCATTATCACAAAGTTATCCCCGAAAAGACTGTTTGGGATGATGATGGGATTGTGGTTCTTGGCGAGTGCGTTTGGACAATTGGCTGCAGGAAAACTCGGCGCCGAAATTTCAAAATCCAATGAAGGCGCTTCATTGATGACCAAGTTGCAGTCTTATACAGAAGGATATTACCAATTGGCGATTTACTCGTTGGTCGCCGGTGTCATCCTGATTGTTTCCATACCGCTGATTAAAAAATTAATGCAGGGCGTGAAATAA
- a CDS encoding thioredoxin family protein produces the protein MKKLAILAVLVLFTVTAKAQELKWYTDVKEASEVSMKSKKPLMFFFTGSDWCGWCMRLQKEVFQTADFTKWANENVVLVELDFPRRKQLSADLTKQNNDLGQMFGIRGYPTVWLVTPSKPNDQISFEKLGSTGYVAGGPQAWIQTANTILKK, from the coding sequence ATGAAAAAATTAGCAATACTCGCAGTACTCGTATTGTTCACGGTCACTGCAAAAGCACAGGAGTTAAAATGGTATACCGATGTGAAAGAAGCTTCGGAGGTTTCAATGAAAAGCAAAAAACCGCTGATGTTCTTTTTTACCGGCAGCGACTGGTGCGGATGGTGTATGAGATTGCAGAAGGAGGTTTTCCAAACCGCAGATTTCACCAAATGGGCTAACGAAAATGTGGTTTTGGTCGAATTGGATTTTCCCAGAAGAAAACAACTTTCCGCAGACCTTACAAAACAAAATAACGATCTTGGACAAATGTTCGGGATTCGTGGGTATCCGACAGTGTGGCTGGTAACGCCATCAAAGCCCAATGACCAGATTTCTTTTGAAAAATTAGGAAGCACGGGTTATGTTGCCGGTGGACCCCAGGCCTGGATCCAGACTGCGAATACGATATTGAAGAAGTAA